The DNA window GGTTTTGATATTAAAGCCCTTGCAATTGACACCCTTTTTTTCATACCACCACTTAATTGTTCAGGCATCATATCAGCAACACTTTCATCAAGTCCAAGGGATTTCAAACTTTCTATGGCAAGATTTTTTATTTCTTCCTTACTTTTATCTGTATGATAAAGATAATAAAACCCGACATTTTCCCAGACAGTTAAAGAATCAAATAAAGCAGAGTTCTGAAATACCATTCCCATTTTTCCTTTTATTTCCATCAATTCTTCTTCTTTAAGAATACGCATATTTTTGCCAAAGATATAAATTTCTCCTGTGTATCTTTTTATTATCCCAAGAATTGTTTTTATTAAAACCGTCTTTCCACAGCCAGATGGACCAACTATAACAATAGATTC is part of the bacterium genome and encodes:
- a CDS encoding ATP-binding cassette domain-containing protein, with translation MEKIISVKNLNVKLGNKDVLKDINFDIEKGESIVIVGPSGCGKTVLIKTILGIIKRYTGEIYIFGKNMRILKEEELMEIKGKMGMVFQNSALFDSLTVWENVGFYYLYHTDKSKEEIKNLAIESLKSLGLDESVADMMPEQLSGGMKKRVSIARALISKP